ACCCGCCCTCCGATCCGGGCGACATGATAGGCTACACGTTGGGAATTGATGGACAGGGGCGACTCAATGGATCACTCGTCACAAGTATCTTTTTCAATGGCAATGCCGGCGCCCAGGCCGGCCAAATTGACGATGCCCGATGGCATCATGTGGCCATGACCGTCATTCGCAACAGTCCGACGGGAGGGAAGGTTTACGTCGATGGAGTTCCGACGACGTTTGATCCCACGAATGCCGCCGGCGACATCTCCAACGGCGAAACATTCAAGATCGGCGGCCGCAGCTCCTCCGCAGCGTTCCAGGGCGCGATCGACGAGGTGGAGTTTTTTAATCGGGCCCTGACGCCCGCGGAGGTCTATGCGATCTACGCCGCCGGCTCGAGCGGAAAATGCAAGTGTCCCTGCATGGGTGATATGAATGGAGACGGAAAGTTGAACGGCGGCGACATTCATCCCTTCATGGTCTGCATCGCCGACCCGCCGCCGGGATGTGCTTGCGGTGACATGAATGGTGACGGTATGGTAACCGCCGCGGACATATCCGGATTCGTAGACGCCATGCTAATCGGCTGTCCCTAGTGGTTGTCGAGGCCATCGACACGGGGGGGAACCCGCCGGCGCTGGGATCGATTGCCGCAACATAAGAAGGAGTATCAGACGTGCGCGTTGAACTTCATCTCCGCCCGCTCCACGCCCTGGATGGAGGCGGCGACGGCCCAACCCCAAGAACACGCCTGGAGCCCATGGCCGCTCGTCGGCTCCCGATGCTTGGGTGCCGGTCCTGTTGGCTATTGCATGTTTGTATCAACTAGGTTGGGATAAGCGAGGTTGAGTATTCCCAAGGCTTGGAGGTTTCTATCAAATCGCGAGAAGAAATCGAATCCGCCATATCCCAAGGGGTCGGCCGGTTCGAGCAAGAATACATGGGCCGGGACCCCAAAGACATTCGCGCCCACCTGATTGGCGATCTCATCGTGGTGCGCCTTATTGGCTTCTTGAGCGCGGCTGAAAAGCACCTGGTCATGTCGCACCCAAACGAAAAGGGGAGGAACTTGCTCAAATATGCCCGGGCTCAACTGATCGAGGCGGCGCGGCCGGCGCTGGAAGCCATCATCGAAATGATAACCGGAACGAAGGTGTTGAGCCTGCACCACGACATCAGCACCGACACAGGCGAAAAAGTCGTTATCTTCACCCTCGCTGAGTCACCCACGAAAACTCAGTTTGCTTAAACTCTTCGCCCTGGATGGAGGCGGTCACGGCGCCGCCGACGACGCAGTACTTTTTCACCGGCTTCCTGCCCCTGGCCACGCTCACCCCATCGCCGCCCGGCGCTGTTGCGCCTGTTGCTGCAATTCCGCGAAGCTCTTGCGCTTGCGGACCACACGCTGACTCGACGCGCCTTCCAGCTTCGCCCCGCACAGGGACGCCGCCACGCAACAGCCGACCACGCAATCCAGCCAGTGGTTCTCGTGCTGCGGGCTCGGCGACCATTCCGCGACGGTCCGCCCGTTCGCCGTCACCAACACGGCGTACTCGCCGGTCAGATGCTGGGCGAACAGGTCGTGGTCCCGCGGGTCGCGCCCGAACAAGGACAATGAGGCTCGGTCGCCGTGGGTTGCCGCGAGCCGGGCCTGCAGAAACGACTTCCAGTGGTTGGTATCGAACCGGATGTACCGCGTCCGCCGGTCCGCCGTCGGCGCAACGATCCAATTCCAGCCCAACCGCTCCGCCGCCTTGCGGCTGTATTCCGTGATCGGCCGGTTCTTGGCCCCAATCCCAAAGCCCCGCGAGCCCAGAAGGATCGAGGCGTGGGCCGAATGACGGACAAAATCATAGACCACGTCGGGGACGTAGCCGGTGTCGACCAGGCACCGCTCGACCCGCACGCCCGATGCGTCTTCGCGATGCCACTCGCGATCGAGCAGTCTCGCCGCCAGGGCATCCAGCCCGGCGCGGATCGCTCCCTCTTTTCCGGCCCCGGGCGCCCGCAGGGCCATCGTCTGGGTCGCCTTCGCCAACGTGAAGCTCCGCTTCTTTTGATCCGGGTAGGTTCCATAGTCCACAACCCAGCCGGTGAAGTCGTCGCCGAAGGCTGCGACCGTCCAGTAGAGCAGGGCGTCGTGGACGTCGACGAAGGCCACGAGGTGGTGGGCCTG
This portion of the Phycisphaerae bacterium genome encodes:
- a CDS encoding DUF2294 domain-containing protein yields the protein MEVSIKSREEIESAISQGVGRFEQEYMGRDPKDIRAHLIGDLIVVRLIGFLSAAEKHLVMSHPNEKGRNLLKYARAQLIEAARPALEAIIEMITGTKVLSLHHDISTDTGEKVVIFTLAESPTKTQFA